CATTTCACAGAAGAGCTGGACGGAAGAACCCAAAACACACTGCAGGCAAAGATCTGCATTGGCAAGGAGTGTCTTCCGAAGAAGTGTTGTCTTTATTTCCTTAGAATCTTAAATTGTTATTATCAATTAAATATTCCTATCACTTAGACCTTATTAACAAGCATATTACAATAATATAATTTAAAGTAAATCATCGGTGTCAGCACGCTTAGTAGTATCTTGATTTTATGACCACCGCTGGGCACACCCAGGATCACACGGCCGCCTGAGGCTTCTGGGGTCACTAAAATGTATTACTGAAtttattatcaaaataaaattgaGTAAAACCGGTTGTTTCCCGCACACGGCCAGACCGGTCTCTACGGCTCCCGGCGCCGACGCGCGGAGAGGTCCCCCCCCGGCCGCCAGGGGGCCTCCCGCGGGGAcgcgccgcgcatgcgcacagcacCGGCCTGCtgcgggagcggcggcggagctgctggcggcgctggcggcggcggtggcggaggAGCGGCAGGGCGGCGCCGGGCGCGCCCGGGTCGGGCTGTgcgtgctgtgcgggctgccggCGGCCGGCAAGTCCACCCTGGCCCGCGCCCTGCGCCGCTGCCTGCCGCAGCGCCCGGGCTGGGCCTGCGCCCTCCTCACCTACGACGAGCTCATCCCGCCGGAAGCCTTCCGCCCGCGCGAGCTGGGGGCGGAGCCAGCGGGACCGTCCCCATTGGTCAGTGCCGCCTTCCTCCTTCCCGCTGCGCGGTCTCTGCTCTCATTGGCCAGCCGAGGCGCGTCGCTCAGCAGCGCCACTGGCCGCGCGGCGGCCGTTGCCAGGCAGCGCGGCGCGTCCCTCACGCGGGGCCTCCGGTGCCGgtgcccccgcggcggggcctggggagggcgggcgggcggcggcgggggagctgGGGCGGGTGCGCGGGCCTTCACCCCTccgctgccttcctccccagctgccccgcTGGAAGCGGAGCCGGCGCGAgttgctgcagtgcctggagcGCTTCCTGCGGGCCCTGGTGGCCGGGGGCCCGCTgtcagcccccgccgccggcgcccgGCCGGCCTGGGAGCGCTTCCTCGCCTGCTGCcacgggcaggggctgctctccGCAGCGGAAGGTCACGCCGGAGCGGGCCCTTGCTGGACACAGGCAGCCACGTCTAGGCCGCTCTACCTCATCTTGGATGACAATTTTTATTATCGGAGCATGAGATACGAGGTGTACCAGCTGGCTCGCAAATGTAATTACTCTTTGTTCCTATGCGTAAGAACGTTTTCAGATTTgtagaaaattcagttttctttaacaGCCTTTCTTTTAAGCATTCCTGCGGAACATTTGTTATTCTTAATTGCTAGGTTCCTGCAGTATAGTAAGCATCAACTTAACTTTACTACTGTATTAGTAGAAATAGTGCGGTCGCTTAAAGCCTTTCTTATGtatgttgatctcagaaattacTACTTGAGCAGCCTTGAAGGTAAAATGGTTTGTATTCTTCTTAGGCTCAGAACTAGTGTAGAAGTTATTCATGTAAAGCCTTTCTCATGCATGTTGCTCTCAGAAATTTTTACTTGAACGGTTTAAATTGTCTGTTTATGTTCTTTTAGATTCCTTGAGCTTCTGCCAGTTATTTTTAGAGTGTCCACTTGAATGCTGCTTGCAGAGAAATCGTCTAAGAAGTCATCCGTTACCTGACCAGACAATATGTTTAATggcaagaaaaatagaaatgccAGATCTCAAGAAAAACACTTGGGAACAGAACAGCCTCGTTCTGAAAAGTTTTGATTGCACTTCAGAGGATAAGTATGCTACTGGATTGATGCTGGGGTTTTCACTAAGTAGTGTTTTCATAAACGGGTGGGTAGAAGCTTTTTACTGTATCTAAACAGTATGTAAAAAATATTCCGTGTGGTGATTTTTGGAAGCCAGTCAGTTACACACAATACATGCCAGTGGTTGGGAACTCGCAGCCATCGTTCTGTGCAGAGTTAACCTAACTGCACTTCTAAGCTGTTGTTAAAAATTTATGTAAATTATCTGAAACATTAAGACTCGAAATAATTGGCTGTAGTTTTAGTTGTAATTGTTTTTCATCTAACTTGCTGTATAAAGATTATTTCATTGATTGCCTCATAAATTTAACTGAAAACtcgttttttttctgtgatgagatgtcattacaaaatgaaagaaaaatcttcgGTGAAACTGTTTGATTAATGTGGGTtactcttttgtttgttttcttagtgAGCAGATAATTAGTTTGCTGGCCACTGCTTTGGAAAATCCAGTGAAGCAGAACGAGGAAAACGCTGAGCAAAAGGTAGCGCTGCTTGTCTTCACAGTCGCGTCTCCTTCAGCTGACGGTGAACGAGCGAGTTAGTAATTCCTGAACTGGATTCAGAACAGCGTGATGACACAAACTGAGAAAGAGCTAGTGCGTTTGATTGCAAAAGCATATACAGGAAAGTTAATCCTATTTGAAATGGGTACTTCTGTCACCTTAGTAAGTTAAACCACTGAACCACCTTTAAGAATACTGTTCTAcagtagtaaaaagaaaaagccttttggAGCTCTCGCATCACACTGGGGAAAATGATGTTCACTTCCTAATGTCACACATGTACCTGCCTCCAAATTCAAAGGAGCAGGCGCGCACTGCGCCAGTCACGGAGTTGCTGCTGACGTGTTACTTGTTTTCAAAGACTTCAAAAGTCAGTGAGAGTCTAAATCAAATTTAATGTGTTTGCACGTATTCTTCCTTTCTGTTGGTCACCCTGGGTAGGAAGCGGATCGAGCAATCTGTGCAGCCAGCACTGCCCATCAGGCCGACCAGACATGCAGGCGCATCATCTCTCAGGCAATGAAGGACGCAAAAGGTAGGTGTAGCATGTTCTAGGCGCTAGCTGGCAACGTAGGACTAAACCGATGAGATTCCCTCGGGGTAAATTGTTACGGAATCCCAGCCCTGCAGGTGTGACTGAGGCAGTCCCTCCAGAACTCTGGTCAAGGTTATTTGTAGAATGTGAGTCAAAGTCTGTAAATTTTGTCTTTAAGCATGAAGTTAAAagttcagctttcattttcttttagataAAAATGTGCTTCCAAGTGAGATGAAGGGCCTGGCAGAAGAACTCAACAAACTCAAAGCACAATTTTTGGAAGACTTGCGgcaaggaaataatttgaaaaaccaAATTTGCATACAAAATGACCCCGCTACAAGTGTAATTTCTTCATTCCAAGAGGAGGCAACCAATCTagttaataaatatattttaaaataatgacacAGAGAATGTTGGTGTTTTTTAAGAGTCCAAAGTGTTTAAACTGCCGTACTGTTtcagcagcactgctgaaaacATCGGAGAGATACAGCTTCCTTCTCTGGAGGCTTGTGCCATCTCTAGCTCCTCTCTCCATATTATGGGACAGAAATACTGCCTACTGCACTGTATTTGACTTTGAAGATCAAGCCAACCACAAACCATCCTTAGATTttaaatttcacagaatcataggaaAAGTTACCCTGGGAGGAACACCTGGAGTTCATCTAGTCCCGCTTCGTGCGACAGCAGGACTAACTTTAAGCTGGACCAGCTTTCCCAGAGCCTCCTCCAGCTGAGGTTTGAAGAGCACCTTGGCTGGTGACCTGCTCTGCTCTGTCGAGCGGGTAGCTGAGCACTTCCAGAACATGCGTGCCTGGGAAGGTATAAAAAACAAGAAGCGAGATGGAGTTCAGCACTTCAAGCGTGAAGTGGGTTGACAATGAACTACAGCATCCAAAGGCAGGGTGTCAGCACCTAAGCTTAATCAAAGTCCCGCTTCAGTTTCCCAAGTCCCTTTTTTAGATCAAGCTCTTGGCTTCTCTGCTTGTTTCCCTGACAGAAACTTTGCAGAGAACAAGAAATTTGAGATGCAGTTAAATTAAGGCTCTTGAGAGTTGCATGCACGTACGCACACATGTAGGATTAACTCCAATGTCCAAAGGAACTTAACATTTGGTGCTGCCTTCAAAGTTGCTAATAACAACATACACAGAAGTTCCATATGCAGTGACAACCACCTCACCATGATAAAAACTCTGATTTCAGACATAGAAGCACTCTTGATAAGGGAATAGGAGTACGAGGAAACAAAGGATTTGGAAGATGACCAAATGTGCAAGATTAACAGTGGAAAGGAGTAAAAGTGTGTCCTGGTTCAGCActaaaattaagcattttcaaaTTAAGCAGACTGAAACATAAATGCACTGTCCCTTGCTTACCCAAAAGGTAAGCTTACCTGCCTTACCACATCTAGACCATAGCTGGTCATGAGCAGTTCACCGGTTCCAGCTGTTGAAGCATATGCAATTAAGAAGAACTAACATGAGACTTAATTAGAAAGTGTTATTTTATTCATATCTTACAAAAGCAAAGCTTCACAACATGAACTACACTAGATATAGTCGAGTTATTTCAGATTTAACCTTGTCATCTGAAAACATTCACTACACAATAGAATTTATTTTACAACTCTAGCAGGTTTCATTTTTGCATACAAAATATGCTCTTTACACTGAAATACATATTATTAACAAAGCAGGTACTTAGAAGCACATACACAAAGATTCCTCAATGAAAAATGCTTCA
Above is a genomic segment from Calonectris borealis chromosome 7, bCalBor7.hap1.2, whole genome shotgun sequence containing:
- the PSTK gene encoding LOW QUALITY PROTEIN: L-seryl-tRNA(Sec) kinase (The sequence of the model RefSeq protein was modified relative to this genomic sequence to represent the inferred CDS: inserted 2 bases in 1 codon); its protein translation is MRTAPAXAAGAAAELLAALAAAVAEERQGGAGRARVGLCVLCGLPAAGKSTLARALRRCLPQRPGWACALLTYDELIPPEAFRPRELGAEPAGPSPLLPRWKRSRRELLQCLERFLRALVAGGPLSAPAAGARPAWERFLACCHGQGLLSAAEGHAGAGPCWTQAATSRPLYLILDDNFYYRSMRYEVYQLARKYSLSFCQLFLECPLECCLQRNRLRSHPLPDQTICLMARKIEMPDLKKNTWEQNSLVLKSFDCTSEDNEQIISLLATALENPVKQNEENAEQKEADRAICAASTAHQADQTCRRIISQAMKDAKDKNVLPSEMKGLAEELNKLKAQFLEDLRQGNNLKNQICIQNDPATSVISSFQEEATNLVNKYILK